The Actinomycetota bacterium genome includes a region encoding these proteins:
- a CDS encoding acyl-CoA carboxylase subunit beta has protein sequence MSPGGPDAADRQHARNKLTARERIDLLLDRGSFTELEPFAKHRAHDFGMDRKRPDGDGVVTGYGTVDGRRIVVSAQDFTVMGGSLGERHASKICKAQDLAMSTGVPFVQINDSGGARIQEGAAALDGYGTIFERNVRASGVIPQISVIMGPCAGGAVYSPAITDFIFMVKETSHMFITGPEVIKTVTGEDVSFEELGGAMTHAGRSGVASFVAQDEQECLTQVRYLLSFLPSNNLEDPPGYASTDDPQRRGEPLNHIVPDSSRAPYDMHEVIRTLVDEGDFLEVFPLWAMNVLTGLARLDGRTIGIVANQPKVLAGTLDIDSSEKASRFIRFCDAFNIPLLTLEDTPGFLPGASQEYGGIIRHGAKLAYAYAEASVPRITVITRKAYGGAYIVMNSKGMRGDLAFAWPSAEIAVMGPEGAVNIVFRKEIEKADDPVARRAELIAEYQRTFATPYAAAERGSIDDVIEPADTRATLIKAFKMLSTKRESVPARKHGNIPL, from the coding sequence ATGTCGCCCGGCGGCCCCGACGCCGCCGACAGGCAGCACGCACGGAACAAGCTGACCGCCCGCGAGCGGATCGATCTGCTCCTCGATCGGGGATCGTTCACCGAGCTGGAGCCCTTCGCCAAACACCGGGCACATGACTTCGGCATGGACCGGAAACGACCCGACGGAGACGGCGTCGTGACCGGCTACGGCACGGTCGACGGACGCCGGATCGTGGTGAGCGCACAGGACTTCACCGTGATGGGGGGCTCGCTCGGCGAGCGCCACGCGTCGAAGATCTGCAAGGCGCAGGATCTCGCGATGTCGACCGGTGTTCCGTTCGTGCAGATCAACGACTCGGGCGGCGCGCGGATCCAGGAGGGCGCGGCGGCGCTCGACGGGTACGGAACGATCTTCGAGCGGAACGTTCGCGCCTCGGGCGTGATCCCCCAGATCAGCGTGATCATGGGGCCGTGCGCCGGCGGCGCCGTCTACTCGCCCGCGATCACCGACTTCATCTTCATGGTGAAGGAGACCTCCCACATGTTCATCACCGGGCCCGAGGTCATCAAGACCGTGACCGGTGAGGACGTGAGCTTCGAGGAACTGGGCGGCGCGATGACCCACGCCGGCCGCAGCGGCGTCGCCTCGTTCGTCGCGCAGGACGAACAGGAATGTCTCACCCAGGTCCGCTACCTGCTGTCGTTCCTGCCGTCGAACAACCTCGAGGACCCGCCCGGCTACGCCTCGACCGACGATCCCCAGCGCCGGGGGGAACCGTTGAACCACATCGTGCCCGACTCCTCGCGGGCGCCCTACGACATGCACGAGGTGATCCGCACGCTCGTGGACGAGGGAGACTTCCTCGAGGTGTTCCCCTTGTGGGCGATGAACGTGCTCACCGGGTTGGCGCGCCTGGACGGGCGCACGATCGGCATCGTGGCCAACCAGCCGAAGGTGCTCGCCGGGACGCTCGACATCGACTCCAGCGAGAAGGCGTCGCGGTTCATCCGGTTCTGCGACGCCTTCAACATCCCGCTGCTGACCCTGGAAGACACCCCGGGCTTCCTGCCGGGAGCGAGCCAGGAGTACGGCGGGATCATCCGGCACGGCGCGAAGCTCGCCTACGCGTACGCGGAGGCGAGCGTTCCGCGGATCACGGTGATCACGCGCAAGGCCTACGGCGGCGCGTACATCGTGATGAACTCCAAGGGGATGCGCGGCGACCTCGCGTTCGCGTGGCCGAGCGCCGAGATCGCGGTCATGGGTCCCGAGGGGGCGGTGAACATCGTGTTCCGCAAGGAGATCGAGAAGGCCGACGATCCCGTGGCACGGCGAGCGGAACTGATCGCGGAGTACCAGCGGACGTTCGCCACACCGTACGCGGCGGCCGAACGCGGCTCGATCGACGACGTGATCGAGCCGGCCGACACGCGGGCGACCCTGATCAAGGCCTTCAAGATGCTCTCGACGAAGCGGGAGTCGGTCCCCGCCCGCAAACACGGGAACATCCCCCTGTGA
- a CDS encoding DUF389 domain-containing protein, translated as MQMLHLRVVSPAERTRSVLTVLELHDEVRHIACLEGVVRDPAGDLVTALVRHEITDELVSELERLGSWGEGMVSFTDVDLALVDPLLGDLAGTEDWDESADVVVIEQVKQRAREDAQGSWNYVLTMVAAGVIAGVGLLTDQPVLIVGAMAVSPDLTRITAVNVGVVTGDVHLALRALRTLALGLLVASVVSAIVSALARTADLSPSGFSLKGLDEVAFVTSPDLFSVVVATAAGVAGMLAFENTKSGAAVGVAISVTTIPAAAAIGVAIAITTSAEAADALTQLAVNVVCLVVAGSLTLAVQRAVRRRGRDREGARSGGA; from the coding sequence ATGCAGATGCTCCACCTGCGGGTCGTGAGCCCGGCAGAACGCACCCGTTCGGTGCTTACGGTGCTGGAGCTCCATGACGAAGTGCGTCACATCGCGTGCCTCGAGGGAGTGGTGCGCGATCCTGCCGGCGATCTCGTGACTGCGCTCGTTCGGCACGAGATCACCGACGAGCTCGTGAGCGAGCTGGAACGGCTCGGCTCCTGGGGCGAGGGGATGGTGTCGTTCACCGACGTCGATCTCGCTCTCGTGGATCCCCTCCTGGGTGACCTCGCGGGAACCGAAGACTGGGACGAGAGCGCCGACGTCGTGGTGATCGAACAGGTGAAGCAGCGGGCCCGCGAAGACGCTCAGGGATCGTGGAACTACGTCCTCACGATGGTGGCGGCCGGTGTGATCGCGGGTGTGGGTCTGCTCACCGATCAGCCGGTGCTGATCGTCGGGGCGATGGCCGTCAGTCCCGATCTCACCAGGATCACGGCGGTCAACGTCGGCGTGGTGACCGGAGACGTTCACCTGGCGCTGCGTGCGCTGAGGACACTCGCGCTGGGGCTGCTCGTGGCGAGCGTCGTGAGCGCGATCGTGTCCGCCCTCGCGCGGACCGCCGACCTGAGCCCGTCCGGGTTCTCGCTCAAGGGACTCGACGAGGTGGCGTTCGTGACGAGTCCCGACCTGTTCTCGGTGGTGGTCGCCACCGCGGCAGGCGTCGCCGGCATGCTGGCTTTCGAGAACACGAAGTCGGGGGCGGCCGTCGGCGTCGCGATCTCGGTCACGACGATCCCTGCGGCGGCTGCGATCGGTGTGGCGATCGCGATCACGACCTCTGCCGAGGCAGCCGACGCACTGACCCAGCTCGCGGTGAACGTCGTCTGCCTGGTCGTGGCCGGGAGCCTCACGCTCGCCGTCCAGCGGGCCGTGCGCCGCCGCGGTCGCGATCGTGAGGGCGCGCGCTCGGGCGGGGCGTGA